A single genomic interval of Oryza sativa Japonica Group chromosome 7, ASM3414082v1 harbors:
- the LOC9267044 gene encoding snakin-1, which translates to MAFMIHGRPSPCEIPPLTCSHTKEATGAAHSLHQCSSSAAVALNTHLLTVFVRAQKDQEKMRVPPLRATTALLATLLVAASFQDLTVAADGGGGVVPVPDSVCDAKCQKRCSLKVAGRCMGLCKMCCHDCGGCVPSGPYASKDECPCYRDMVSPKSRRPKCP; encoded by the exons ATGGCATTCATGATTCATGGCCGTCCCTCCCCCTGCGAGATTCCCCCACTCACTTGCTCACACACCAAAGAAGCTACTGGGGCAG CCCATTCACTGCACCAGTGTAGTAGCAGTGCTGCAGTTGCTTTGAACACTCATCTCCTCACCGTGTTTGTTAGAGCTCAAAAGGATCAAGAGAAGATGAGGGTTCCTCCTCTTCGTGCCACCACGGCTCTCCTGGCCACCCTCCTGGTCGCCGCCTCGTTCCAGGATCTCACCGTCGCTGCAG acggcggcggcggcgtggttccGGTCCCGGATAGCGTGTGCGACGCCAAGTGCCAGAAGCGGTGCTCGCTGAAGGTGGCCGGGCGGTGCATGGGGCTGTGCAAGATGTGCTGCCACGACTGCGGCGGCTGCGTGCCGTCGGGGCCGTACGCCAGCAAGGACGAGTGCCCCTGCTACCGCGACATGGTCTCCCCCAAGAGCCGACGGCCCAAGTGCCCGTGA